In Luteimonas galliterrae, the sequence CGCGCCGAACGCGGCCGCCGGTCCTGCCGGGCGTAGCCGAAATACGGCACCACCGCGGTGACCTTGTTGGCCGAGGCGCGCTTGAGCGCATCCACCAGCACCAACAGTTCGACCAGGTTCTCCGCGCTCGGCGCGCTGGTCGGCTGGATCACGAACACGTCCTGGCCGCGGACGTTCTCCTCGATCTCGATCTGCACTTCGCCGTCGGAAAAACGCCCGACCAGCGCCTTGCCCAAGCGGATCCCCAGCTCCTTGCACACCGACAAGGCCAGCGGCCGGTTGGCGTTGCCGCTGAAGATCAGCAGATTGCGATCGTCTTGCATGTTTACTCCGCTCGCTCTGACCGTTGCGGTGGTTGGGATTTGGGATTGGTGATTAGGGACTAGTAAGCAATGGTCCGCGTCACCAATCTCGAATCACGAATCTCAAATCCCGCAAAATTGGCAGGGGCGGTAGGATTCGAACCTACGAATGCCAGGATCAAAACCTGGTGCCTTGGGCCTCTTGGCGACGCCCCTGCGGTTACCTGGTTGCGAGCGCCCTGCGCAGTGGCGATTCCGTCGCGCCTTGCGCCACCCAGCCGTTCAGGCCCGGCGGCAATGCCGCCAGTCCGGCCTCGGCCGAGTCGCGATCGACGAATTCAACGAAGCAGCCGCTGCCCGACCCGGTCAAACGCGGCTCGCCGATCCGCGCCAAGGCTGCGAAAGCGGCCTCGACGGCCGGCTCGCGGCGGCGCAATACCGGCTCGAACGCATTGCCGAGCGGAACACCCGAAACGAAGTCCGATATTGTCGCGGGCGGCGAATCGCGCGTCAATTCAGGGGCTTGGAATAATTCGGCCGTGGCCGCGTGAACGCCCGGGTCGGCCAGCAGATACCAGGCCGGCGGCAGCGTGATCGGGGTCAGCGTTTCGCCCACGCCTTCGGCCCAGGCATTGCCGCCGTGAATGAAGACC encodes:
- the ispE gene encoding 4-(cytidine 5'-diphospho)-2-C-methyl-D-erythritol kinase; translated protein: MNAADWSEWPAPAKLNLFLRITGRRADGYHQLQTVFRLLDWGDTVKLRVREDGRIVRHGQPAYAAGEHEDLSVRAAYLLKEAAKVAQGADILVEKRIPVGGGFGGGSSDAATVLVALNRLWGLKWPADRLAELGLRLGADLPVFIHGGNAWAEGVGETLTPITLPPAWYLLADPGVHAATAELFQAPELTRDSPPATISDFVSGVPLGNAFEPVLRRREPAVEAAFAALARIGEPRLTGSGSGCFVEFVDRDSAEAGLAALPPGLNGWVAQGATESPLRRALATR